A single Stigmatopora argus isolate UIUO_Sarg chromosome 7, RoL_Sarg_1.0, whole genome shotgun sequence DNA region contains:
- the prr36a gene encoding uncharacterized protein prr36a isoform X1, with protein sequence MKPDGVSMDNPELTEVAATAEFSVSQDNAIEPTPSPTGPTENEVSSDNAPKTNGDAEPQVNLHAFPSKKQVAFKTQASPRPKTHPHAARTQHPLNHAQFSTNNTNSGNKKPVKLILAAPATKNTVAVAPFSQIQTVVGEKRPVGSGASGTTSSASATARNGSRTTTGNGRPGTSTGMKPSASVAARVGSGVVPRTGKPSASVAARVDSGVVPKTGKPSTSVAARVDSGVVPKTGKSSTSTVTRVGSGAVPKNRSTTANSASQAASAPRPGKAVGSSSAAAVSSGSRSAPATSRPGNNCPSKLMSNATSKTAASRITTVPSTGRSRATQPLLAAATAKTDVNRPPSAALSKRPAVPSVATKPPASGKTTKPPASGKATSSKWDANFQKVNPTVSQTKQPRSVPTKSSSGVSLKPSAAQKSPLKRTPSASPANKSTNGNRAKPTQAISPISFVKNTKAPNCGPSVKDQSDAVATPMVGVAEPLEMIAQEPTSAPIVAEVGMPQISTEDFPLATPAPSLSPEMPPPNETGKNGSVSPQVSGTSKLPTPKVPSPPEILSQSFDVSSHQTLSLSKAIPATSKSVVTQVVPPSGLNDEEEEEEREGSQLVSVSEMSGTTQATEESRPGSAGQASGSAWRAGGAFLSELDSFSGSQQGASELSAPGVLEGTESMDDLGEGSLKGATDMEGASAGSPDFEKLPDIPVNEYEEDDDDEDKVCDMDMGSEKTDELLRQRYDNAVDDDDEDVEMASEGVTESGLESYGNADEDDFPEDERVDNLNRLAHLPPPPQLPSAPGAQWDRPNPFAESREESVHLQTLPGPVPHFGQVEAAESPSLDPRQSESEIPLKAPAQVLLEMSPDVHVQENQALPLPFTHESQMVPDSCTAAPQPTPGATSFLVCSESVTPEGLCNSDQEGAPQIQQALVTSPQPDAGVHVSGDNPEIKAPTMAADELLRGVVNALASNPSSSSGTEDEASDTEGEALLEDSLETTMVEKHNMTVEVQSPTQRCLSTVEEVEELDSIGQSIHDATPPSVTSLASSGLDSATTASNAQSTDHGCVKSPGIFSLEELQEESMELWDSARAGLTEQQYINCGKGGVDSAEEARGSEQAQTPDVLNSAAEKPEDVHPAYYSTICEKTDNSFSEFTTPPHRWRHGDPQATMPRLTCADLPPRKSGQQALSPQLRRLEQHQRQLMEMQQRREQQSRPLEGAEQERKRTEEEEQKRKKDEAEEEIKRNEREMRNEVEEVGEKDKLLREGVATATKEGEREAEKGEIAHVEGRTVAVEMSTEEALKRHELELQLQQQQAELKQRQQIMQWQQELEDQQHSPSPTMVPSPSSGLCTIYEALENSDEELDGLDRDCCERRPKPGFKDGDKTPSNGDHSSAELPAAPLDLDWGAKVAMVQQLINQTLLLNGDGCSSLLLLPGGTGGTLSPLESSLWPNLLPPISPPSATVTSVSSFSPEAVGSSPQGEWTVVELETHH encoded by the exons ATGAAACCGGATGGGGTTAGCATGGATAACCCAGAGCTCACGGAAGTGGCGGCAACTGCCGAGTTTTCGGTGTCACAGGACAATGCGATAGAGCCAACCCCATCTCCGACGGGTCCAACAGAAAATGAAGTTTCATCTGATAATGCGCCAAAGACCAACGGGGATGCGGAGCCCCAAGTCAACTTACACGCTTTCCCCTCCAAAAAGCAGGTTGCCTTTAAGACCCAGGCTTCCCCAAGACCCAAGACCCATCCACATGCTGCTCGCACACAACACCCTTTGAATCATGCCCAGTTTTCTACAAACAATACAAACTCGGGCAATAAAAAGCCAGTAAAACTCATTTTAGCGGCGCCTGCCACCAAAAATACAGTGGCTGTTGCGCCCTTCTCCCAAATCCAGACCGTAGTGGGTGAAAAGCGCCCTGTGGGAAGTGGAGCATCGGGGACGACGTCGAGCGCTTCTGCGACTGCAAGAAATGGTTCCAGGACCACAACTGGAAACG GCAGACCAGGGACATCTACTGGTATGAAACCAAGCGCTTCTGTTGCTGCCAGAGTGGGCAGTGGTGTCGTTCCAAGGACTGGGAAACCAAGCGCTTCTGTTGCTGCCAGAGTGGACAGCGGTGTCGTTCCAAAGACTGGGAAACCAAGCACTTCTGTTGCTGCCAGAGTGGACAGCGGTGTTGTTCCAAAGACTGGGAAGTCAAGCACTTCTACAGTTACTAGAGTCGGCAGTGGTGCTGTTCCAAAGAACAG GTCGACCACAGCCAACTCGGCATCTCAGGCAGCATCTGCACCCAGGCCTGGTAAAGCCGTTGGATCCAGTAGTGCAGCGGCTGTTTCCTCAGGATCTCGATCAGCACCTGCAACATCTAGGCCGGGTAACAACTGTCCATCCAAGCTGATGAGCAATGCGACTAGCAAAACTGCTGCGTCTAGGATTACCACTGTCCCCTCTACTGGCAGGAGTAGAGCAACACAGCCTCTCCTGGCTGCTGCTACTGCAAAGACTG ATGTTAATCGGCCACCTTCTGCTGCACTTTCAAAAAGGCCAGCTGTGCCATCAGTTGCCACTAAACCCCCAGCCAGCGGAAAGACAACTAAACCCCCAGCCAGCGGAAAGGCCACTTCCTCCAAATGGGACGCCAACTTCCAAAAAGTGAATCCCACTGTGTCACAAACTAAACAACCTAGATCTGTTCCCACAAAGTCTTCGAGTGGGGTGTCTTTAAAACCTTCAGCTGCTCAAAAATCACCCCTGAAAAGAACCCCATCTGCTTCTCCAGCTAATAAATCCACGAATGGCAACCGAGCGAAACCCACTCAGGCAATATCTCCCATTTCTTttgtcaaaaacacaaaagcccCCAACTGCGGACCCTCTGTCAAGGACCAGAGCGATGCTGTGGCAACACCAATGGTAGGAGTTGCTGAGCCTCTAGAGATGATAGCCCAAGAACCCACTAGTGCCCCCATAGTAGCGGAGGTGGGCATGCCCCAAATCTCTACAGAGGACTTTCCACTAGCTACTCCCGCTCCTTCACTTAGCCCAGAAATGCCTCCACCTAACGAAACTGGCAAAAATGGTTCAGTGTCGCCACAGGTGTCAGGCACTTCAAAGCTTCCAACACCCAAAGTGCCCTCTCCGCCAGAGATTTTGAGCCAGTCTTTTGATGTGTCTTCACACCAAACACTTTCCCTTTCTAAAGCCATACCAGCCACTTCCAAGTCGGTGGTCACACAGGTCGTTCCGCCCAGCGGTCTCAATgatgaggaagaagaagaggaaaggGAAGGAAGCCAGCTGGTCTCAGTCTCTGAAATGAGCGGGACTACACAAGCCACCGAGGAGTCCCGGCCCGGGTCCGCCGGACAGGCCAGCGGCTCCGCTTGGAGGGCCGGCGGCGCCTTCCTTTCTGAGCTGGACTCGTTTAGCGGGAGTCAGCAAGGGGCATCAGAGTTGAGTGCTCCCGGCGTCCTGGAGGGTACCGAGAGCATGGATGATCTTGGAGAGGGCAGTCTCAAAGGAGCCACGGACATGGAAGGAGCCTCCGCGGGCTCGCCAGATTTCGAAAAGCTTCCCGATATACCCGTTAACGAATACGAGGAggatgacgatgatgaagaCAAGGTGTGTGACATGGACATGGGCTCCGAAAAGACTGACGAGCTTCTGAGACAAAGGTACGACAACGCTgtggatgacgacgacgaggaTGTGGAGATGGCGAGCGAAGGGGTGACCGAGAGTGGTCTGGAGAGCTACGGGAACGCAGACGAGGACGACTTCCCCGAGGACGAGAGGGTGGACAACTTGAACAGGTTGGCTCATCTTCCCCCGCCTCCTCAGCTCCCGTCGGCCCCAGGTGCTCAGTGGGACCGACCCAACCCGTTTGCGGAATCTCGGGAAGAGAGTGTTCATTTGCAGACGCTCCCTGGACCCGTCCCCCACTTCGGGCAGGTCGAAGCTGCAGAGAGCCCATCGCTAGACCCCAGGCAAAGCGAATCAGAGATTCCGTTAAAGGCTCCTGCTCAGGTCTTGCTTGAAATGAGCCCTGACGTTCATGTTCAAGAAAACCAAGCTCTCCCTCTGCCTTTCACTCATGAATCTCAAATGGTCCCCGATTCGTGTACTGCAGCACCACAGCCAACTCCAGGTGCGACTTCATTTCTCGTATGCAGCGAGAGCGTAACGCCAGAGGGACTTTGCAATAGCGACCAGGAAGGCGCACCCCAAATTCAACAAGCCCTTGTGACCTCGCCTCAACCTGACGCAGGTGTACACGTGTCGGGGGATAACCCGGAGATTAAAGCACCCACCATGGCGGCAGATGAGCTTCTAAGAGGCGTGGTAAACGCTCTCGCTTCCAACCCGTCGTCATCCTCGGGAACTGAGGACGAAGCCAGCGACACGGAGGGCGAAGCACTGCTGGAAGACTCTTTGGAGACTACCATGGTTGAGAAGCACAATATGACTGTCGAGGTGCAGTCCCCCACGCAGCGTTGCCTCTCGACTGTCGAAGAGGTGGAAGAGTTGGACAGCATTGGCCAATCCATCCATGATGCTACTCCGCCTTCGGTCACTTCGCTTGCATCCTCCGGCTTGGATTCTGCAACGACGGCCTCCAACGCACAATCCACAGACCATGGCTGCGTCAAGAGCCCGGGGATCTTCTCTCTCGAGGAACTTCAAGAAGAGTCCATGGAGCTCTGGGATTCAGCCCGAGCTGGCCTCACAGAGCAACAATATATCAACTGTGGTAAAGGGGGCGTCGATTCCGCTGAGGAAGCTCGAGGGTCAGAGCAAGCGCAGACCCCAGACGTTTTGAACTCTGCGGCGGAAAAGCCAGAAGACGTCCACCCGGCGTACTATTCGACCATCTGCGAAAAGACGGACAACTCTTTTTCAG AGTTCACCACGCCACCTCATCGCTGGCGCCACGGGGACCCTCAGGCCACGATGCCCCGTCTGACATGCGCCGACCTGCCACCCCGGAAGTCCGGGCAGCAGGCCCTCAGCCCCCAGTTGCGGCGGCTGGAGCAGCACCAGAGGCAGCTGATGGAGATGCAGCAGCGGCGAGAGCAGCAAAGCAGACCCCTGGAAGGGGCGGAGCAGGAGAGGAAGCGAACAGAAGAGGAGGAACAGAAGAGGAAGAAAGACGAGGCAGAGGAGGAGATCAAGAGAAATGAGCGGGAGATGCGGAATGAGGTGGAGGAGGTGGGTGAAAAAGACAAACTGCTCCGTGAGGGAGTCGCGACTGCCACCAAGGAGGGCGAAAGAGAGGCTGAGAAAGGTGAAATTGCTCATGTTGAGGGCAGAACGGTTGCGGTGGAGATGTCAACGGAAGAGGCGCTGAAGAGGCACGAGCTGGAGTTGCAGCTCCAGCAGCAACAGGCTGAGCTGAAGCAAAGGCAGCAGATCATGCAGTGGCAACAAGAATTGGAGGATCAGCAGCACTCCCCCAGTCCAACAATGGTCCCCTCGCCCTCGTCGGGCCTGTGTACCATCTACGAAGCGTTGGAGAACAGCGACGAAGAGCTAGACGGCCTGGATCGAGACTGTTGCGAAAGGAGGCCTAAGCCAGGGTTCAAAGACGGCGACAAAACGCCCAGCAACGGGGACCACTCGTCCGCTGAGCTCCCAGCAGCCCCCTTGGACTTGGACTGGGGTGCCAAGGTGGCTATGGTGCAGCAGCTCATCAATCAGACCTTGCTGCTCAACGGAGATGGCTGTTCCTCGCTGCTGCTTCTTCCGGGGGGTACGGGAGGCACCCTGAGCCCGCTGGAGAGCAGCCTCTGGCCCAACCTCCTGCCTCCCATCAGCCCTCCCTCGGCCACCGTCACTTCTGTGAGCAGCTTCTCCCCGGAGGCCGTCGGGAGCTCCCCCCAGGGGGAGTGGACTGTGGTGGAGTTGGAGACTCATCACTA g
- the prr36a gene encoding uncharacterized protein prr36a isoform X2 — MKPDGVSMDNPELTEVAATAEFSVSQDNAIEPTPSPTGPTENEVSSDNAPKTNGDAEPQVNLHAFPSKKQVAFKTQASPRPKTHPHAARTQHPLNHAQFSTNNTNSGNKKPVKLILAAPATKNTVAVAPFSQIQTVVGEKRPVGSGASGTTSSASATARNGSRTTTGNGRPGTSTGMKPSASVAARVGSGVVPRTGKPSASVAARVDSGVVPKTGKPSTSVAARVDSGVVPKTGKSSTSTVTRVGSGAVPKNRSTTANSASQAASAPRPGKAVGSSSAAAVSSGSRSAPATSRPGNNCPSKLMSNATSKTAASRITTVPSTGRSRATQPLLAAATAKTDVNRPPSAALSKRPAVPSVATKPPASGKTTKPPASGKATSSKWDANFQKVNPTVSQTKQPRSVPTKSSSGVSLKPSAAQKSPLKRTPSASPANKSTNGNRAKPTQAISPISFVKNTKAPNCGPSVKDQSDAVATPMVGVAEPLEMIAQEPTSAPIVAEVGMPQISTEDFPLATPAPSLSPEMPPPNETGKNGSVSPQVSGTSKLPTPKVPSPPEILSQSFDVSSHQTLSLSKAIPATSKSVVTQVVPPSGLNDEEEEEEREGSQLVSVSEMSGTTQATEESRPGSAGQASGSAWRAGGAFLSELDSFSGSQQGASELSAPGVLEGTESMDDLGEGSLKGATDMEGASAGSPDFEKLPDIPVNEYEEDDDDEDKVCDMDMGSEKTDELLRQRYDNAVDDDDEDVEMASEGVTESGLESYGNADEDDFPEDERVDNLNRLAHLPPPPQLPSAPGAQWDRPNPFAESREESVHLQTLPGPVPHFGQVEAAESPSLDPRQSESEIPLKAPAQVLLEMSPDVHVQENQALPLPFTHESQMVPDSCTAAPQPTPGATSFLVCSESVTPEGLCNSDQEGAPQIQQALVTSPQPDAGVHVSGDNPEIKAPTMAADELLRGVVNALASNPSSSSGTEDEASDTEGEALLEDSLETTMVEKHNMTVEVQSPTQRCLSTVEEVEELDSIGQSIHDATPPSVTSLASSGLDSATTASNAQSTDHGCVKSPGIFSLEELQEESMELWDSARAGLTEQQYINCGKGGVDSAEEARGSEQAQTPDVLNSAAEKPEDVHPAYYSTICEKTDNSFSEFTTPPHRWRHGDPQATMPRLTCADLPPRKSGQQALSPQLRRLEQHQRQLMEMQQRREQQSRPLEGAEQERKRTEEEEQKRKKDEAEEEIKRNEREMRNEVEEVGEKDKLLREGVATATKEGEREAEKGEIAHVEGRTVAVEMSTEEALKRHELELQLQQQQAELKQRQQIMQWQQELEDQQHSPSPTMVPSPSSGLCTIYEALENSDEELDGLDRDCCERRPKPGFKDGDKTPSNGDHSSAELPAAPLDLDWGAKVAMVQQLINQTLLLNGDGCSSLLLLPGGTGGTLSPLESSLWPNLLPPISPPSATVTSVSSFSPEAVGSSPQGEWTVVELETHH; from the exons ATGAAACCGGATGGGGTTAGCATGGATAACCCAGAGCTCACGGAAGTGGCGGCAACTGCCGAGTTTTCGGTGTCACAGGACAATGCGATAGAGCCAACCCCATCTCCGACGGGTCCAACAGAAAATGAAGTTTCATCTGATAATGCGCCAAAGACCAACGGGGATGCGGAGCCCCAAGTCAACTTACACGCTTTCCCCTCCAAAAAGCAGGTTGCCTTTAAGACCCAGGCTTCCCCAAGACCCAAGACCCATCCACATGCTGCTCGCACACAACACCCTTTGAATCATGCCCAGTTTTCTACAAACAATACAAACTCGGGCAATAAAAAGCCAGTAAAACTCATTTTAGCGGCGCCTGCCACCAAAAATACAGTGGCTGTTGCGCCCTTCTCCCAAATCCAGACCGTAGTGGGTGAAAAGCGCCCTGTGGGAAGTGGAGCATCGGGGACGACGTCGAGCGCTTCTGCGACTGCAAGAAATGGTTCCAGGACCACAACTGGAAACG GCAGACCAGGGACATCTACTGGTATGAAACCAAGCGCTTCTGTTGCTGCCAGAGTGGGCAGTGGTGTCGTTCCAAGGACTGGGAAACCAAGCGCTTCTGTTGCTGCCAGAGTGGACAGCGGTGTCGTTCCAAAGACTGGGAAACCAAGCACTTCTGTTGCTGCCAGAGTGGACAGCGGTGTTGTTCCAAAGACTGGGAAGTCAAGCACTTCTACAGTTACTAGAGTCGGCAGTGGTGCTGTTCCAAAGAACAG GTCGACCACAGCCAACTCGGCATCTCAGGCAGCATCTGCACCCAGGCCTGGTAAAGCCGTTGGATCCAGTAGTGCAGCGGCTGTTTCCTCAGGATCTCGATCAGCACCTGCAACATCTAGGCCGGGTAACAACTGTCCATCCAAGCTGATGAGCAATGCGACTAGCAAAACTGCTGCGTCTAGGATTACCACTGTCCCCTCTACTGGCAGGAGTAGAGCAACACAGCCTCTCCTGGCTGCTGCTACTGCAAAGACTG ATGTTAATCGGCCACCTTCTGCTGCACTTTCAAAAAGGCCAGCTGTGCCATCAGTTGCCACTAAACCCCCAGCCAGCGGAAAGACAACTAAACCCCCAGCCAGCGGAAAGGCCACTTCCTCCAAATGGGACGCCAACTTCCAAAAAGTGAATCCCACTGTGTCACAAACTAAACAACCTAGATCTGTTCCCACAAAGTCTTCGAGTGGGGTGTCTTTAAAACCTTCAGCTGCTCAAAAATCACCCCTGAAAAGAACCCCATCTGCTTCTCCAGCTAATAAATCCACGAATGGCAACCGAGCGAAACCCACTCAGGCAATATCTCCCATTTCTTttgtcaaaaacacaaaagcccCCAACTGCGGACCCTCTGTCAAGGACCAGAGCGATGCTGTGGCAACACCAATGGTAGGAGTTGCTGAGCCTCTAGAGATGATAGCCCAAGAACCCACTAGTGCCCCCATAGTAGCGGAGGTGGGCATGCCCCAAATCTCTACAGAGGACTTTCCACTAGCTACTCCCGCTCCTTCACTTAGCCCAGAAATGCCTCCACCTAACGAAACTGGCAAAAATGGTTCAGTGTCGCCACAGGTGTCAGGCACTTCAAAGCTTCCAACACCCAAAGTGCCCTCTCCGCCAGAGATTTTGAGCCAGTCTTTTGATGTGTCTTCACACCAAACACTTTCCCTTTCTAAAGCCATACCAGCCACTTCCAAGTCGGTGGTCACACAGGTCGTTCCGCCCAGCGGTCTCAATgatgaggaagaagaagaggaaaggGAAGGAAGCCAGCTGGTCTCAGTCTCTGAAATGAGCGGGACTACACAAGCCACCGAGGAGTCCCGGCCCGGGTCCGCCGGACAGGCCAGCGGCTCCGCTTGGAGGGCCGGCGGCGCCTTCCTTTCTGAGCTGGACTCGTTTAGCGGGAGTCAGCAAGGGGCATCAGAGTTGAGTGCTCCCGGCGTCCTGGAGGGTACCGAGAGCATGGATGATCTTGGAGAGGGCAGTCTCAAAGGAGCCACGGACATGGAAGGAGCCTCCGCGGGCTCGCCAGATTTCGAAAAGCTTCCCGATATACCCGTTAACGAATACGAGGAggatgacgatgatgaagaCAAGGTGTGTGACATGGACATGGGCTCCGAAAAGACTGACGAGCTTCTGAGACAAAGGTACGACAACGCTgtggatgacgacgacgaggaTGTGGAGATGGCGAGCGAAGGGGTGACCGAGAGTGGTCTGGAGAGCTACGGGAACGCAGACGAGGACGACTTCCCCGAGGACGAGAGGGTGGACAACTTGAACAGGTTGGCTCATCTTCCCCCGCCTCCTCAGCTCCCGTCGGCCCCAGGTGCTCAGTGGGACCGACCCAACCCGTTTGCGGAATCTCGGGAAGAGAGTGTTCATTTGCAGACGCTCCCTGGACCCGTCCCCCACTTCGGGCAGGTCGAAGCTGCAGAGAGCCCATCGCTAGACCCCAGGCAAAGCGAATCAGAGATTCCGTTAAAGGCTCCTGCTCAGGTCTTGCTTGAAATGAGCCCTGACGTTCATGTTCAAGAAAACCAAGCTCTCCCTCTGCCTTTCACTCATGAATCTCAAATGGTCCCCGATTCGTGTACTGCAGCACCACAGCCAACTCCAGGTGCGACTTCATTTCTCGTATGCAGCGAGAGCGTAACGCCAGAGGGACTTTGCAATAGCGACCAGGAAGGCGCACCCCAAATTCAACAAGCCCTTGTGACCTCGCCTCAACCTGACGCAGGTGTACACGTGTCGGGGGATAACCCGGAGATTAAAGCACCCACCATGGCGGCAGATGAGCTTCTAAGAGGCGTGGTAAACGCTCTCGCTTCCAACCCGTCGTCATCCTCGGGAACTGAGGACGAAGCCAGCGACACGGAGGGCGAAGCACTGCTGGAAGACTCTTTGGAGACTACCATGGTTGAGAAGCACAATATGACTGTCGAGGTGCAGTCCCCCACGCAGCGTTGCCTCTCGACTGTCGAAGAGGTGGAAGAGTTGGACAGCATTGGCCAATCCATCCATGATGCTACTCCGCCTTCGGTCACTTCGCTTGCATCCTCCGGCTTGGATTCTGCAACGACGGCCTCCAACGCACAATCCACAGACCATGGCTGCGTCAAGAGCCCGGGGATCTTCTCTCTCGAGGAACTTCAAGAAGAGTCCATGGAGCTCTGGGATTCAGCCCGAGCTGGCCTCACAGAGCAACAATATATCAACTGTGGTAAAGGGGGCGTCGATTCCGCTGAGGAAGCTCGAGGGTCAGAGCAAGCGCAGACCCCAGACGTTTTGAACTCTGCGGCGGAAAAGCCAGAAGACGTCCACCCGGCGTACTATTCGACCATCTGCGAAAAGACGGACAACTCTTTTTCAG AGTTCACCACGCCACCTCATCGCTGGCGCCACGGGGACCCTCAGGCCACGATGCCCCGTCTGACATGCGCCGACCTGCCACCCCGGAAGTCCGGGCAGCAGGCCCTCAGCCCCCAGTTGCGGCGGCTGGAGCAGCACCAGAGGCAGCTGATGGAGATGCAGCAGCGGCGAGAGCAGCAAAGCAGACCCCTGGAAGGGGCGGAGCAGGAGAGGAAGCGAACAGAAGAGGAGGAACAGAAGAGGAAGAAAGACGAGGCAGAGGAGGAGATCAAGAGAAATGAGCGGGAGATGCGGAATGAGGTGGAGGAGGTGGGTGAAAAAGACAAACTGCTCCGTGAGGGAGTCGCGACTGCCACCAAGGAGGGCGAAAGAGAGGCTGAGAAAGGTGAAATTGCTCATGTTGAGGGCAGAACGGTTGCGGTGGAGATGTCAACGGAAGAGGCGCTGAAGAGGCACGAGCTGGAGTTGCAGCTCCAGCAGCAACAGGCTGAGCTGAAGCAAAGGCAGCAGATCATGCAGTGGCAACAAGAATTGGAGGATCAGCAGCACTCCCCCAGTCCAACAATGGTCCCCTCGCCCTCGTCGGGCCTGTGTACCATCTACGAAGCGTTGGAGAACAGCGACGAAGAGCTAGACGGCCTGGATCGAGACTGTTGCGAAAGGAGGCCTAAGCCAGGGTTCAAAGACGGCGACAAAACGCCCAGCAACGGGGACCACTCGTCCGCTGAGCTCCCAGCAGCCCCCTTGGACTTGGACTGGGGTGCCAAGGTGGCTATGGTGCAGCAGCTCATCAATCAGACCTTGCTGCTCAACGGAGATGGCTGTTCCTCGCTGCTGCTTCTTCCGGGGGGTACGGGAGGCACCCTGAGCCCGCTGGAGAGCAGCCTCTGGCCCAACCTCCTGCCTCCCATCAGCCCTCCCTCGGCCACCGTCACTTCTGTGAGCAGCTTCTCCCCGGAGGCCGTCGGGAGCTCCCCCCAGGGGGAGTGGACTGTGGTGGAGTTGGAGACTCATCACTA G